A window of uncultured Gellertiella sp. genomic DNA:
CCGCCACGCTCTGGTGCGCGGCACGGGCTGTCGGGCTTGCCGTCGAGCCGCAACAGGCCTTCATCGCCTTCCTGCTGGCGTCGGTGGTCACCACCATTTCGCCGATACCGATGGGGCTCGGAACCTTCGAGGGGACCAGTATCGGCATCCTGCATTTTTTCGGTGCCAGCGTGGAGTCAAGCCTCGCCGCGACCCTGTTGTTGCGTGGCTTCACCCTGTGGCTGCCGATGTTGCCGGGCCTGATCCTGATCCGCCGCGAATCCCGCCATCACCCGGCACGCGCCGTGCAGGCATGAGTGACCTGACCCTCAGAGCCTGATCCATGCGCCATTGCGCCTCGACGAGGCGATGCAGGCCTCGACGAAGGCAACGCCCTTCACCCCGTCGGCGACGGTCGGGTAGAGGACGGAGGGGTCGACGGGCACACCCTTTCGCCTTGCCTGGATGGCGCGGGCGGCTTCCGAGTAGATCGTCGCAAAACCCTCGAGATAACCTTCCGGGTGGCCGGGTGGCACGCGGCTGACGCGACCGGCGGATGCATTCGATCCCGCCCCGCCACGGGTGATCAGCTGTTTCGGCTTGCCGAGCGCCGTGAACCACAGGTAGTTCGGGTCCTCCTGGCTCCATTCGAGCCCGGCCCTGGTGCCATAGACCCGGACCTTGAGGCCATTTTCCTTGCCCGATGCCACCTGGCTGCACCAGAGCAGGCCCTTCGCCCCGCCCCTGAAGCGCAACATTACATGGGCATTGTCATCCAGCCTGCGACCGGGCACGAAAACATGGACATCGGCTGCAAGCTCCTCCAGTTCCAGCCCGGAGACAAAGCAGCCGAGATTATAGGCATGGGTGCCGATATCGCCGGTCGAGCCGCCCGCACCCGATTGTTTCGGGTCGGTCCGCCAGGCGGCCTGCTTCTGGCCGGTCTGCTCCAGGGGTTCGGCGAGCCAGTCCTGGGCATATTCCATCTGCACCAGCCGGATATCGCCAAGCTCGCCGCTCGCCACCATCTCGCGCGCCTGCCGAATCATCGGGTAGCCGGTATAGTTGTGGGTCAGGATGAACAGCGCATCGGACTGCCCGGCCGCCTTCAGCAGCTTCTTCGCATCCGCCATGTTCGAGGTCAGCGGCTTGTCGCAGATCACGTGGATGCCGCGCTTGAGGAATTCCCGTGCCGCCGGATAATGCATGTGGTTGGGTGTGACGATGGCCACCGCCTCGATGCCGTCCTTCAGCCGTGCCTCGCGGATCGCCATAGATGTGAAATCGTCATAGGTGCGGGCGGGATCAAGCCCGAGTTCGGCGCCCGACTGGCGGGCCTTTTCCGGTGTCGAGGACAGGGCACCTGCAACCAGCTCATAGTGATCGTCGATCCGCGCCGCGATACGATGCACCGCGCCGATAAAGGCCCCGGAGCCACCGCCCACCATGCCAAGGCGAATCCGCGATTCCCGCTTTTCTGCCGTTCCTTCTATAGCCATTGTCTTCTCCACATACTCTGTCAGATACCCAGCATGCGCCGGTTGGAAACCTCGTCCGTGCCGCCACCGGCAAAATCGTCAAACGCCTTTTCGGTCACCTTTATGATGTGATTGCGGACGAATGCCGCGCCTTTGCGGGCTCCATCTTCGGGATGCTTGAGGCAGCATTCCCATTCCACCACCGCCCAGCCTTGAAAATCATGCTGGGTGAGCCTCGAAAAGATAGAGCCGAAATCCACCTGTCCATCCCCTGGCGAACGGAAACGCCCGGCGCGGTTCACCCAGGACTGGAAGCCGCCATAGACGCCCTGCCGTCCCGTCGGGTTGAATTCCGCGTCCTTGACGTGAAACATCTTGATCCGTTCGTGGTAGATATCGATGTGATCGAGATAGTCGAGGCACTGCAGGACATAATGCGAGGGATCGTAGAGCATGTTGGCGCGGCGGTGATTGCCGACCCGCTCCAGAAACATCTCGAAGGTCACGCCATCATGCAGGTCTTCGCCGGGATGGATTTCATAGGCGATATCGACGCCGACGCTTTCGGCATGGTCGAGGATCGGTCGCCAGCGGCGGGCAAGCTCGTCAAAGCCGGTTTCCACCAGTCCTGCCGGGCGCTGCGGCCAGGGATAGAGATAGGGCCAGCAGAGCGCCCCGGAAAAGGACGCCATGGCGTCAAGCCCGAGGTGTCGCGACGCCGTCAGGCAAAGCTTGACCTGCTCCACCGCCCATTCCTGGCGCGCCCGGGGATTGCCCCGCACCCCGGGCGCTGCAAAACCGTCGAAGGCGTCGTCATAGGCCGGGTGAACCGCGACCAGCTGGCCTTGCAGATGGGTCGAGAGTTCGGTCACCTCGACGCCATTGGCCCGCGCAATGCCTGCAAATTCGTCGCAATAGTCTTTCGAAGTCGCCGCCTTCCCAAGGTCGATCAGCCGTGCGTCCCAGCTTGGCACCTGCACGCCGAAATAGCCGCACTCGGCGGCCCAGCGGGTAATGCCGTCCCACGAATTGAACGGCGCGGCGTCGCCCGCAAATTGCGCCAGAAACAGTGCCGGTCCCCTGATCGTCTTCATGCCATGCCTCCCTTTGGCAAATCGATGGAGGGACGCGCCCGCCCCGTTTTCTAATTGTCGGGATCATGCTGACCCGGACAAACCCCTGAGGCATTCGGGACGTCGCATTCAGAAGCCCGTGTGCCGCGAACAGGAACCTGATCGCAAACCATGCCCGCCGTCAACCAGATGGTTGTGAAATCCGGTGCCGAATACGGCAGGGCTGCCTGTTGCGCCCGCCGGGGGCGGGATATTCGTGTGATCTCCTCCATGCGCGCGACCACTGGTCAGCGCCGGAAAAGCGACTATCTTGCCAGTCATGAAAGCTGAAGCACTGCTTTTTCCGACGCCGGACGGGCTCTATTGCCCTGCGGGCGATTTCCATGTGGATCCCGTGAGACCTGTTGCCCGGGCGCTGATTACGCATGGCCATTCCGACCACGCCCGCTCCGGCCACGGGGCCGTGCTCGCGTCACGCGAAACGCTCGACATCATGCGCATCCGGATGGGGGAGGGTCATTGCCGGACCGAAGACATTGCGGCGATCGGTAGCCGGATTCACATCAATGGCGTCGGCGTCGAATTTCATCCGGCGGGGCATGTGCTCGGCTCCTGCCAGATCCTCGTGGAACACGGGGGCACCCGCATCGTTGTCTCCGGCGACTACAAGCGCAGCCTTGATCCCACCTGCGCGCCGTTTGCGCCCGCGGCCTGCGATGTCTTCATCACCGAGGCGACCTTCGGCCTGCCGGTCTTCCATCATCCCGATCCGCTCACCGAAACCGGCAAGCTGCTGTCCTCCCTTGCCCAGTTTCCCGAGCGCACCCATTTCGTCGGGGCCTATGCACTCGGCAAGGCCCAGCGGGTGATCGCGCTGCTGCGGGCTTCAGGATACGACAAGGTGATCTACCTGCATGGCGCACTCGTCCGGCTCTGTGACTATTATCGCAGCGAAGGGATAGATCTCGGCGACCTGAAGGTGGCGGTCGAGGAGCCGGAAGCAGATTTTCGCGGTGCCGTGGTGATCGGGCCGCCCTCTGCCTTTTCAGGCGTCTGGATGCGCCGGTTTGCCGATCCGCTGCCAGCCTTTGCCTCCGGCTGGATGATGGTGCGCCAGCGGGCCCGTCAGCGCGGCGTCGAATTGCCGCTGGTGATCTCGGATCATTGCGACTGGCCGGAATTGCTTTCCACCATCCGCGAGATCGCCCCATCGGAAGTCTGGGTGACGCACGGGCGCGAGGAGGCGCTGGTGCGCTGGTGTGCGCTTCAGGGCATTGCGGCCAAGCCGCTGCATCTCGTCGGTTATGAAGAGGAGGAAGAGACATGAAAGCCTTTTCCGCCCTTCTCGACCGGGTCGTCCTGACACCCGGGCGCAATGCCAAGCGGAAGCTGTTAGCCGACTATTTTCGCGACGTGCCTGATCCCGACCGCGGCTATGCCCTGGCCGCCATCGCGGGAACCCTCGACGTTGCCAATGTGAAGCCGAAGCTCTTGCGCGAGCTGGTGATGGAGAGGATCGATGAACAGCTGTTTCGCTATTCCTACGACTATGTCGGGGATCTTGCCGAAACGATTGCGCTGATCTGGGACAATGAGCGCGACCCGGCTGCGCGCCTGCACGAACCCCGGCTTTCGGAGGTGATCGAAAGCCTCAACCATGCCGGCAAAACCACAGTCAGGGGGCTGGTGCGCGACAGGCTGGATGCGCTCGATTCGTCCGGCCGCTATGCGTTTCTCAAGCTTGCAACCGGCTCGTTTCGCATGGGCGTTTCCGCCCGGCTTGCGATGCAGGCCCTGGCGGAACTCGGAGACAGGGATGCGACCGAAATCGAGGCGATCTGGCATGGTCTGAAGCCGCCCTATGAACCGCTGTTCGCCTGGATCGAGGGACGGGCCGACCGTCCGGTGCTGACCAGCCCGGTCATCTTCCATCCTGTCATGCTTGCCAATCCGGTGCAGGATGGCGATCTTGCAGGGCTTGACCCGCGCGACTATGCCGCCGAGTGGAAATGGGACGGCATCCGCATCCAGCTCACCTGCCGGAATGGGCTGAACAGGATTTTTTCGCGCAGCGGCGAGGATATTTCCGCGAGTTTCCCGGATATTCTGCTGGCGATTACCTTCGAAGGCACTGTGGACGGCGAGCTGCTTGTCGGCGGCTCCTTTCACGGCAACGGCGCTGCGCGACCGTTTTCGGATTTGCAGCAGCGGCTGAACCGCAAGGCCGTGACGGCACGGACCCTGGAGGAATTTCCGGCCTTCGTGCGGAGCTACGATTTGCTGTTCAGGGGCAATGAGGATATCCGCGCGATGCCGTTTCTGGAACGGCGGGAAGCGCTGAAATCCGTGCTTTCCGGGGCGGATCCGCTCCGTTTCGACCTGTCGCCGCTTGTGGAATTCGCCAGCTGGGAAGAGCTTGATCACCTGCGGAAAGCGCCGCCCGATCCGGTCATCGAAGGCGTGATGCTGAAACGG
This region includes:
- a CDS encoding Gfo/Idh/MocA family oxidoreductase, yielding MAIEGTAEKRESRIRLGMVGGGSGAFIGAVHRIAARIDDHYELVAGALSSTPEKARQSGAELGLDPARTYDDFTSMAIREARLKDGIEAVAIVTPNHMHYPAAREFLKRGIHVICDKPLTSNMADAKKLLKAAGQSDALFILTHNYTGYPMIRQAREMVASGELGDIRLVQMEYAQDWLAEPLEQTGQKQAAWRTDPKQSGAGGSTGDIGTHAYNLGCFVSGLELEELAADVHVFVPGRRLDDNAHVMLRFRGGAKGLLWCSQVASGKENGLKVRVYGTRAGLEWSQEDPNYLWFTALGKPKQLITRGGAGSNASAGRVSRVPPGHPEGYLEGFATIYSEAARAIQARRKGVPVDPSVLYPTVADGVKGVAFVEACIASSRRNGAWIRL
- a CDS encoding sugar phosphate isomerase/epimerase — its product is MKTIRGPALFLAQFAGDAAPFNSWDGITRWAAECGYFGVQVPSWDARLIDLGKAATSKDYCDEFAGIARANGVEVTELSTHLQGQLVAVHPAYDDAFDGFAAPGVRGNPRARQEWAVEQVKLCLTASRHLGLDAMASFSGALCWPYLYPWPQRPAGLVETGFDELARRWRPILDHAESVGVDIAYEIHPGEDLHDGVTFEMFLERVGNHRRANMLYDPSHYVLQCLDYLDHIDIYHERIKMFHVKDAEFNPTGRQGVYGGFQSWVNRAGRFRSPGDGQVDFGSIFSRLTQHDFQGWAVVEWECCLKHPEDGARKGAAFVRNHIIKVTEKAFDDFAGGGTDEVSNRRMLGI
- a CDS encoding ligase-associated DNA damage response exonuclease, whose translation is MKAEALLFPTPDGLYCPAGDFHVDPVRPVARALITHGHSDHARSGHGAVLASRETLDIMRIRMGEGHCRTEDIAAIGSRIHINGVGVEFHPAGHVLGSCQILVEHGGTRIVVSGDYKRSLDPTCAPFAPAACDVFITEATFGLPVFHHPDPLTETGKLLSSLAQFPERTHFVGAYALGKAQRVIALLRASGYDKVIYLHGALVRLCDYYRSEGIDLGDLKVAVEEPEADFRGAVVIGPPSAFSGVWMRRFADPLPAFASGWMMVRQRARQRGVELPLVISDHCDWPELLSTIREIAPSEVWVTHGREEALVRWCALQGIAAKPLHLVGYEEEEET
- a CDS encoding cisplatin damage response ATP-dependent DNA ligase translates to MKAFSALLDRVVLTPGRNAKRKLLADYFRDVPDPDRGYALAAIAGTLDVANVKPKLLRELVMERIDEQLFRYSYDYVGDLAETIALIWDNERDPAARLHEPRLSEVIESLNHAGKTTVRGLVRDRLDALDSSGRYAFLKLATGSFRMGVSARLAMQALAELGDRDATEIEAIWHGLKPPYEPLFAWIEGRADRPVLTSPVIFHPVMLANPVQDGDLAGLDPRDYAAEWKWDGIRIQLTCRNGLNRIFSRSGEDISASFPDILLAITFEGTVDGELLVGGSFHGNGAARPFSDLQQRLNRKAVTARTLEEFPAFVRSYDLLFRGNEDIRAMPFLERREALKSVLSGADPLRFDLSPLVEFASWEELDHLRKAPPDPVIEGVMLKRLDSAYQAGRYKGPWFKWKRDPHTVDAVLIYAQRGHGKRSSFYSDFTFGVWTNGPDGEHLVPVGKAYFGFTDAELQVLDRFVRNNTIDRFGPVRVLKATKEDGFVVEVAFEGLNRSNRHKSGVAMRFPRIVRLRTDKLPADADRLETLKAMIDG